In Corticium candelabrum chromosome 1, ooCorCand1.1, whole genome shotgun sequence, the genomic stretch AGAGTATCAAGGATATCTAATGGCCAACTATTATAGTCATCGAAAAGGTGAATACGTGTGCGTTGATAAAAATCCTGAAAGTGCATCAATTGGGAATTCAAACACAAATCAAGCTAGGTCACATCTTGCCCTCATATACAGAGTATGAGGGAAGTATGTATTggaatgtatgtgtttgtaggtGGTATCCAACCGAGACATACTGTGGTAGTCTTCCTTGTCCTCCTTACACTCAAGATCGGGAGTTGTCGTGTGTAGTTTGCTCTCCTTCATTGAATGTCAGTGGAACTGTCTATACTCGTTGGGGTCGCACGTCGTGTCCGAATGATACTGAGTTGGTCTATTCAGGTCGTGCAGCATCAACTCATACGAGTGAGAGCGGCAGTGGAGCTAATAACTTGTGTCTCTATGGCAATCCTACTTACCTTCAGCATAATGACAACCAGCAGCAAGGAGCTCGTATCTATGGTATTCAATATTATACTAATGGTTATGGGCTGAGATCTTTCTACTCATTGCACCAGCATCGAGCTCCCTGCTCAGTTTGTCTCAAGTCAACTGCAGAAACAAATCTGATGATTCCTGGTCGTAATGATTGCCCTACTGACTGGACTGTGGAGTACAAAGGCTATTTGATGGCCAACTACTACAATCATCACAAGATTAACTGGGTTTGTGTTGATGAGAATCCAGAAAGTTTGGGGTACTCGCCATCTGGTCAAGGACGTTGGTATCCTACTGAGACTGAATGCGGACGTATGAAGTGTCAGAATGGAATTAAAGGAGCATATTATCAAGATTGGGAATTGTCTTGTGCTCTTTGTAGTCCAAGTACATCTCGAAGAAGCTCAGTGTTTACTCACTGGGGAAGTAACTCTTGTCCAAATGGAACTAGAACAGTTTATAGTGGATTCATGGGTGGCTCTTACTACAGTTACTCTGGCAGTGGTGCCAATTTGTTGTGTATGCAAGCACAGGCAGTTTATGGTGAACACGAAACGCAGTCTCAAAGTGGTGCTCTGCTGTATGGATATGAATATCGGACACGTGGTTATGGACTTCGCAATAGTGAATTTCAAAATGTTCACAACCGACAGGTCTGGTGGCTTATATTAGATGTGCGCagtgatgtggtgtgtgtgtgtgtgtgtgtgtgtgtgtgtgtgtgtgtgtgtgtgtgtgtgtctgtgtgtctgtgtgtctgttcaatAATGCTGCATCGGAGTTCAATGAATGCTGTTGATCGAAGGCAACAAACATTTTGGAGTCTTCCTGATGATAATCTTCATTATGCATAGTTTATAGTGAACAACACATTGCGCAAATATTATTATGCTTATTGATAGAGAACTTGAACCGCAGTTGTATATGATTACTAAACTTATGTACTATCTAggtgtttgtcagtgtgtgtgtgtgtgtgtgtgtgtgtctgtctgtctgtctgtctgtctgtctgtctgtcatgatcatatatttcttagatcaaactaatgcacatttctgcaataaaattagAAGGCTAtaattaaaatgaaatgtctaGTGCaaggctgtctgtctggtctctctgtcggtttgtctatctgtctgtctgtctgtctgtctgtttggttgtctgtacATCCGTCCGTCCAGCCGTCCTTCTGTTGGTTCATTTTCATGTGTACGCAGTAAATCCTCTTACAGCCCATACAGAACGGGCATCcagctaattaataattgagcGAAACGGAAATGTCCAAGAAATTTAACAAGTTTAATGCGTACGTTGACGTTTTATATCTTGTTTGGGTTCCTAGGCGCCAAGTGTATGTATTTGCGTGCTCactttttgttttctttgcaATGAGTTTTACTCTTTATACTTTCCATTTGTATCCATTACATTAATTTAGTATTCGATTGTGTTGTCTTTATCTCTTGCTgctatctgcctgcctgtcttttTAAGCGGGAACAACGTAAATGCTTGGAGTTTCTGAagctttgtttgtgttagatACCATGTGCTGTCTGTGAAACGGTTAGACCTTCTACCACTTTCACTTTATTTGGAATGCGGGACTGCCCCATAGGCTTTAACGCAACGTACCGTGGCTACATGTTTTCCGACTACTATAGTCATCAGAAGTctcagtttgtctgtattgACGAAAAACCGGAAAGTATGCAGATGTCAATGAAGTCTCACTCGTATGTCTGACTCTAGGTGTGTCCttgtgtcttcttcttctagtTTACGGCCAGAGCTCGACAAGTTCATACTCACAAGGCTTGCTGTACCCCGTTGAGACACGATGCGGTGCTCTCCCGTGCCCTCCATATACACAGTATCGTGAGTCGACTTGCTCTCAGTGCACAACTGCAGTCAGCGTTTGCACAGATTTCACGTATAACGGCACGTGCGTACGCGAGTGTCCGTTCCTAACGTATGTGGACAAACAGGAGTGTTTTGACTGTCATGACCAGTGTCTTGATGGTTGCACCGGACCGTTGGCTAAGGATTGCTTTCGATGTGCCAATGTTCTACTCAACGCTACAAAAGAATGTGTGGCTCTGTGCCCTAACAAAACCGTGAAGACTGTAGAGAACGTTTGCATTGCTAAATCAGGTGATTTGCTATGAGTCAGTATGGTGATTATCTTTTTTTGTATTTAACTGCGTGCGTTTGTTATGTAGATTTACTGGACTGTGAAGGAGTTAAAGGTGGGAACAAATCTCTTGACgcttgtggtgtgtgtggaggCGATGGAACAACTTGTAATCAGAATGCCGTTTATGTGCACTGGGGAAGTGAATATTGTCCTAATGGGACTCGAAGACTGTTCTGGGGATTTGCAGCAAGGTAAAGCATTTCTTGTCTAAATTGTGTGTGGATTTTGATGCTAGATTTATATTTGTTAGTGAACATCACAGTCATTATGGAAGTGGCTACAATCGTTTGTGTTTGCCATCGTATCCAGATACAGGAGATCAGCACTCAGACTCCAACCAAAATGGCGGATTCGTGTACGGCTCTACTTATGAAACTGGTAACTCGGGCGTAGCAGCAATGAGAGGTGTCGACAATGGTGCGATAGCATGCGCAGTCTGTGAAGCGAGGCGGGGTGCTGTTACTATGATTCCAGGTAATGATACTCATCTCGCtgtgcttaattaatctgAAAGTTGCTTGGATCACGAACCTGTTGACGTGTGTGAATGTGAAGGTACAAACCAGTGTCCAAGTGGGTGGCAAGCCGAGTACTCTGGTTACATCATGTCGAACTACTATAGTCACTATAGAGGAGAGTTCGTCTGTGTAGACCAAACTCCAGAAAGGAGCACGATTGCCAAATCAAATCACCATCAACTTGATTGGTACATGACCGAGTACTACTGTGGTAATTTGCCTTGTCCGTTGACATACGTGCAGTACAGAGAAATCACTTGCGTCGTGTGTTCACCTGAAAGCAAAACGGGTGGTGTCTATGTTCAGTGGGGTAGAACCACTTGTACTTCTAATGACACTTATGGTGACGTCGAGACCTTGTATTCTGGTCAGTCTGCTGGAGCTCACCACAGTGAGTCGGGAAGTGGTGCGAATCCTCTCTGTCTCGTTAAGGGGAAGGAGATCCGCTATGGCGAGTATAACGATCAATCTAACAGTGGCGGTCGTCTGTATGGAGCGCAATATGAGACAAGTGGTTATGGCATTGCTAGTTCGGCAATACAGAGTGTTCATCGACATCTCATACCTTGTTCGGTCTGCTTCACGACTGATCGAGACTCGCACGTTGTGATATCCGGTCAAAATGCTTGTCCTGGTGATAAGAACGGTGACTGGCGTATGGAATATTCGGGCTTCTTATTTGCTGCTTACTACGGATCTTACTCGGCCAACTGGGTATGCATAGACAGAGAGCCCGAAAGTCTCGGTTTCCCTCGCAGTAACCAGGCACGTTGGTACCCAACAGAAGTCGAATGCGGAAGTATACGATGTCAGCGTCAAACTGGAGGATATATTCAAGATAGAGAGTTGACTTGTGCCGTCTGCAGCCCCAGAACGAAACGTCAGGGTGCAGTTTATACTCGCTGGGGAAGACGTGCCTGTCCAAACGACGCATCACTGGTACTTGCATCTATAATGATgcatactgtgtgtgtgtgtgtgtgtgtgtgtgcgtgtgtgcgtgcgtgcgtgtgtgtgtgtgtgtgtgtgtgtgtgtgtgtgtgtgtgtgtgtcactgtgtgagtgcatgtgcgtacatgtgtgtgtactgtagtgttggTGTCCTGCGTAGGTGTACAGCGGTTTTGCTGCTGGATCACATTACAGTCACTCTGGAAGCGGTGCGAACGTACTCTGCATGACCCAGACCGCTACGTACGCCGAGCACAACGACCAAAATCAAGACGGCGCTCGTCTGTACGGCTACGAATACAAAACGAGCGGCTACGGACTACAAGGCCAGTATCGGTCCGTACACAATCACGAGGTAAGCTGCGACGCGTGTGCACGTTTGCCAACATCCACTCACTCGTGCGTCTGCCGTGCAGGTTCCGTGCGCTGTTTGTGAGAATCGCAAAGCGTCGGCAACGATGACCATGTTCGGGAAGACGAAATGTCCCGAAGGCTACCGTGCTGATTACTCGGGCTATACGTTCGCCCATTACTACACGTCGTCTCACTGGAAAGGCGAATACATATGTGTGGATACTGCTCCCGAAACGTATGTCTACGGTTCGTCGTCGTCCTACGGTCACGCGCAACTCTATCCGGTGGAAATCGAATGCGGCGCCACGCCGTGTCCCCCGTATGAACACGATCGGGAATTGCCTTGCGTACAGTGCAGCTTGGAGCAGCCGACTTGCAAGAAGTACCGATACGGTACAGACTGCGTCGACGAATGTCCGATATTGACTTACTCTAGCGCGGATAACGAGTGTCGCTCTTGTCATCGTTTTTGCGCCGAAGGCTGCAGTGGTCCGGAATCGAACGCTTGTGTAGGAAAATGCGTGCGCGCTCGGTTCAATGGCACTTGCCTCTCGAGCGACGAATGTCCCAAAGGCACGGTTTTGAATTCTCAGAAGACGTGCGTGCGATTTCAAGGTAACAAACGCGTTGTGAATGATTGGATTTAACGGTCAGACGTTTGTGTCTATTTTATAGCTGGAATGGACTGTGCTGGTACTGTCGGCGGAACCAAGGTGTTGGACGCGTGTGGTGTTTGTGACGGTGACAACTCGACCTGTCGGCAGTCGGCCGTTTACGTGCGTTGGGGTCGCAAGGATTGTCCCAGTGGAGCAAGATTTTTGTTCGAGGGACTTACGGCAGGGTTAGATTTAGTCTAAAGGCTGCTTCACATACCCTATCGTATACGTTGGACCAACGCAACGTGACGTATCGTGTCGTAACTCAACGTAACCTAACCTTGCGAGCGTCGACTGAACCAGGTGACGTTCCGTTAGGATACGCTACGCTACGTTAAGATACGCTACGCTACGCTACGTTAGGATACGCTACGCTACGTTAGGATACGCTACGTAACGTAAGGATACACTGCGTTAGGATACGCTACGTTACGTTAGgatacgttacgttacgttgaAATAGGATGGTGTTCTATTTCGACGTAACGGAGCGGAACGTTTGACTAAAAGGGTTTGAGCAATTCAGCACGTGATTTCTTTAACCAATGGGCGAGCTTACCCAGACATGCAAGAGAGTGACGCGACCAAAGGTCAGGGTACGCAAAGCTTGATAAGGACATTGAACGAACGTATTCCATAAATTACTAtctacgttacgttacgttacgttacgctGTTTAACGCGCCTGTTTGTTACGTTACGCTACGTTTGGTCATTGACATCTGTGAGGCGGCCTTTAGTCTAACGAATATTATCCGAATGTTACGTTACCGTCATGCATTGCAGGTCGCACAATGATCAGTCCGGCAGTGGTTACAATCGTCTTTGCTTTCCTCTCTCGCCGGGATTCGGAGCCGGCGTTCATCGAGACAGCAGCTCCGACGGCGCCCTCGTCTACGGTGTCGAGTACGAAACGTCGTCGTGGAGCTCGAGTCCGTGGGATAGCGTGAGAAACTGGAACGTACCGTGCGCCGTATGCGAGGCTCAATTAGGATCTACTTTCATGCTTCCTGGTATGAATTTatgaatgtacagtacagacatgggcataattatggagccacccccaTTTCAGCTGAGGCGTGGAAATCAACAGaatattgcagatttatgaatatacctgctgacccgGTGATTCTACATCAcatcatgctatttgggtatttatattgtgtTTTGACGCTTTGACAACCCATAGCAACAAACGattagagaatgaccagactaaccaccgccacCATACATTAGCATGTCCAAACCGTTtatgttgtgacgtcacaagagcatactcacaatatgcaagtaactgaaacgtatagtctcCTCTGACAtaaacattttattgtttagaatcttTTTGAAAAACGATTTtcattattaactttcaaattgaTTGAACCGACAGCAAGAAGGAGTCATGTAGGTCACACATGATCACCCccaatctcagacatgtggatggcacaatcagagccattacctcaccattatgacATGTTTTGatttactaaaaagtgcagctgttactgtagatgcatgtacttgcagtgtgtgagaaagtccaataattttttatcTAAATCAtatgctcagggtggctccataatcatgcccatgtctgtattgTCGTCGGCAGGGTGTATTTGTTAGTCTGCCGTGCTTCTAGGCAATAATACGTGTCCTACCGGCTTCAAGGCTGAATACGAAGGCTACGTGATGGCGAACTACTACAGCCAACAGGCGGGCGAGTATTTATGCGTCGATAAGAGTCCTGTCAAAGGTACCGGCACGACGAACAAGAACTGGGGACGGTCGGTGATTGCTCCACGCGTTGATATCTAACACACTTTAACTCGGTATGTCGTTCCTCTTGTATTGCTGCAGACTTTATCCAACAGAGTACCAGTGCGGTAACCTGCCGTGCAGCAAATATCCGAATGGGAACGAAGTTTCTTGCGTCGTTTGTTCACCAGACGGGCCGTCGTCGGGTTCAACGTACGTTCGATGGGGCAGAAGCGACTGTCCGTCGTC encodes the following:
- the LOC134198542 gene encoding uncharacterized protein LOC134198542 — its product is MQVLQPARALVTVEYGGFLYGAEYETSNYGVSDFSSVSNQPIACAVCEVAGAATLMIPATTNCPAGWMTEYQGYLMANYYSHRKGEYVCVDKNPESASIGNSNTNQARWYPTETYCGSLPCPPYTQDRELSCVVCSPSLNVSGTVYTRWGRTSCPNDTELVYSGRAASTHTSESGSGANNLCLYGNPTYLQHNDNQQQGARIYGIQYYTNGYGLRSFYSLHQHRAPCSVCLKSTAETNLMIPGRNDCPTDWTVEYKGYLMANYYNHHKINWVCVDENPESLGYSPSGQGRWYPTETECGRMKCQNGIKGAYYQDWELSCALCSPSTSRRSSVFTHWGSNSCPNGTRTVYSGFMGGSYYSYSGSGANLLCMQAQAVYGEHETQSQSGALLYGYEYRTRGYGLRNSEFQNVHNRQRT